In Arachis stenosperma cultivar V10309 chromosome 1, arast.V10309.gnm1.PFL2, whole genome shotgun sequence, one DNA window encodes the following:
- the LOC130960156 gene encoding uncharacterized protein LOC130960156, translating into MSLSKEAEPTLGYLTHKDTEVKLPRPTRVKNKTPALIQITAEQILREARERQEAEIRPPKQKITDPTELGEYRLRKRKEFEDLIRRVRWNIGVWIKYAEWEESQKDLKRARSVWERALEVDYKNHTLWLKYAEMEMKNKFINHARNVWDRAVTLLPRVDQLWYKYIHMEEMLGNVAGARQVFERWMKYVAFEKQYGDREGIEDAIVGKRRFQYEDEVRKNPLNYDSWFDYIRLEESVGNKERIREVYERAIANVPPAEVKRFWQRYIYLWINYALYEELDAEDVDPTRDVYRKCLNLIPHSKFSFAKIWLLAAQFEIRQLNLKGARQILGNAIGKAPKDKIFNKYIEIELQLGNIDRCRKLYEKYLEWSPQNCYAWSKYAELERSLSETDRARAIFELAIAQPALDMPELLWKAYIDFETAEGEFERARVLYERLLNRTKHLKVWISYAEFEAQNSLDLREEEQKRECLQRARRVFEEEREMLLEKWLNMEAASGEVGDVNLVQSKLPKKLKKRRQVTSEDGSARIEEFIDYLFPEEIQTTNLKILEAFSSFVLFVTCIYVFK; encoded by the coding sequence ATGTCTTTGTCAAAAGAAGCAGAGCCAACGTTAGGTTACCTCACGCATAAGGACACTGAGGTGAAGCTTCCACGGCCAACGAGGGTCAAGAACAAGACACCTGCTCTGATTCAAATCACAGCGGAGCAGATTCTACGGGAGGCTCGGGAGCGGCAAGAGGCTGAGATCCGCCCGCCAAAGCAGAAGATCACCGACCCCACTGAGCTTGGCGAGTACCGCCTCCGCAAGCGCAAAGAGTTTGAGGATCTAATTCGGCGGGTGAGATGGAACATCGGCGTGTGGATTAAGTATGCAGAGTGGGAAGAGTCTCAGAAGGACTTGAAGCGAGCACGCTCCGTTTGGGAGAGAGCACTGGAAGTTGACTACAAGAACCACACCCTTTGGCTCAAGTATGCAGAGATGGAGATGAAGAACAAGTTCATCAACCATGCACGCAATGTGTGGGACCGTGCTGTCACCCTCCTACCGAGGGTCGACCAGTTATGGTACAAGTATATACATATGGAGGAGATGCTCGGCAATGTCGCTGGCGCCAGACAGGTTTTCGAGCGGTGGATGAAGTATGTGGCATTTGAGAAGCAGTATGGTGATAGGGAAGGGATTGAAGATGCTATTGTTGGCAAAAGAAGGTTTCAGTATGAAGATGAAGTAAGGAAAAATCCCTTGAACTATGATTCATGGTTTGATTATATAAGATTGGAGGAGAGTGTGGGCAATAAGGAAAGGATCAGGGAGGTTTATGAGAGAGCTATAGCCAATGTTCCTCCTGCAGAGGTGAAGCGATTCTGGCAGCGATACATCTATTTGTGGATTAATTATGCACTCTACGAAGAGCTTGATGCTGAAGATGTGGATCCAACAAGAGATGTATACAGGAAGTGTCTCAACTTGATACCACACAGCAAGTTTTCATTTGCAAAGATATGGCTTCTAGCGGCCCAGTTTGAAATACGTCAGCTGAATCTCAAGGGTGCTCGACAGATATTAGGAAATGCCATTGGAAAGGCTCCAAAAGACAAGATTTTCAACAAGTATATAGAGATAGAACTGCAGCTTGGTAACATAGATAGATGCAGAAAACTATATGAAAAGTATCTTGAGTGGTCGCCTCAAAATTGCTATGCTTGGAGCAAGTATGCAGAATTGGAGAGATCTCTATCTGAGACTGATAGAGCTAGAGCAATATTCGAGCTTGCAATCGCTCAACCAGCATTGGATATGCCTGAGCTATTGTGGAAGGCATATATTGACTTTGAGACTGCAGAAGGGGAATTTGAGAGAGCAAGAGTGCTTTATGAAAGGCTTCTTAATAGAACAAAGCACTTGAAGGTATGGATAAGCTATGCAGAATTTGAGGCACAGAACAGTTTAGACTTGAGAGAAGAAGAGCAAAAGAGGGAATGCCTTCAGCGTGCTAGAAGGGTGTTTGAGGAGGAAAGGGAAATGTTATTGGAGAAATGGCTCAACATGGAGGCTGCTTCTGGGGAGGTTGGTGATGTTAACTTAGTCCAGTCTAAGCTGCCCAAGAAGCTCAAGAAGAGAAGACAAGTTACTAGTGAAGATGGTTCTGCCAGAATTGAAGAATTCATAGACTATTTGTTCCCTGAAGAAATTCAGACGACTAATCTTAAGATCTTAGAAGCTTTTTCATCTTTTGTCTTGTTTGTCACATGTATATATGTGTTCAAGTGA
- the LOC130942995 gene encoding uncharacterized protein LOC130942995: MLSSLQLLCFYKQPPLCENLVHSDHNNSLLLKDKRLISNPSNYFIVHAVKEDSQQYEVDPDKAREALQKLDQEIQSLSNKPISSPKVRVSDMKISKEEVNEMDQKLEITDSLLTSVAGGLVLLTIFYNTLFYTVIKPSIDGSP, from the exons ATGCTCTCTTCTCTTCAGCTTCTCTGCTTCTATAAGCAGCCACCACTATGTGAAAACTTAGTGCACAGTGACCATAACAACAGCTTGTTATTGAAGGATAAGAGGCTAATATCAAATCCTTCTAATTATTTCATAGTTCATGCAGTGAAGGAGGATTCACAACAATATGAAGTAGACCCAGATAAGGCTAGAGAAGCATTACAAAAGCTTGATCAAGAAATCCAATCTCTCTCCAATAAACCAATCTCTTCTCCAAAAGTCAGGG TTTCAGATATGAAGATCAGCAAAGAAGAAGTGAATGAGATGGATCAGAAGCTTGAAATCACAGATTCGTTACTTACAAGCGTGGCTGGTGGTCTAGTTCTCTTAACTATATTTTACAATACACTATTTTATACTGTAATTAAACCATCAATCGATGGTTCACCATGA
- the LOC130967528 gene encoding TMV resistance protein N-like, translated as MANADAGESSETNKSNYAIFLSFRGEDTRHTFTGYLYEALCRKGIKTFMDNENLRIGDSIGPNLLKAIEHSRISIVVFSENYAASKWCLDELVKILECRNEKNMLLFPIFYKVAPSDVRYQRNSYEKAMAAHELRYGCGSEKVKKWRSALFDVSQISGHVLREGYEYKFIQDIVCKADAKLLSSKQLHIDEDMVGLQFRVEEVKSLLDLKSSDSTSMVGIYGIGGIGKTTLAKALYNTICNQFEGACFLFDVRKTSNQDKGQVHLQQTILLELLEEGKIKFSSVEKGISVLKDRLAGKKVLVVLDDVDNMEQLRALAGKCGWFGSGSRIIITTRNKYLLIAHQVKSIYEMKVLNVYESLELFCLNAFKMSSPAANYDGLSIRAIGYAKGLPLALKVIGSNLIGKDLNEWKSALEKYKRNPHRDIQSILRISYDSLESNEKDIFLDIACFFNGQRLEYVKRIFDGCEFYTEDGLRILIDRSLITVEDGYLRMHDLIQDMGRDVVKQEAPKDAAERSRLWLREDVLQVLTENRGSSKIEGIKLDCLEENLISRSFEEMKKLRILIVRNTSFSFGPIHLPNQLRLLEWKGFPSKSFPPDFYPKKIAAFNLRWSPLVLEKPFQKFEHLTYMNFSYCQSITRIPDVSGAKNLKELILNKCKKLVNVDESAGFLRKLVHLSASGCIQLRSFLPRIFLPSLEFLSFEMCRRLAFFPDIVGTMDKPLKICMKDTAIRELPPSFANLSGLGYLDMSSCKQLQNLPSKLFVLPNFVTLKIGECPQLRESFTQFKGCDSRAECWPNLETLHFCNASLSDEDLYVIVHSFPKLRELNVSSNYFVSIPTYIKESINLTTLDVSYCLKLQQIPELPSTVQKVDARHCNSLTAESSSMLWSQVPTEIDRLEVVMPKTEIPEWLDYHGHGEVPIFWGRGKFPVVALAFVFDKINYQAVNLHLFIDNEHVNVQSQQHHIFNVAEDHVLLCDLRVLFRDDEWKRLDARFQHDNCWKSMQVKCEPDIILKDWGVHVYKKETNMDDIQFSCPYPATLGSQSFMGLNLNMIRVLRDGVEEGSATGTDSSSHVEELDTIVQEKEASHSKSVKILDSIPYADSCSCCFSAVLSAFKKLLGFKVRGRIQECLFGPPASLSKPPRSYLTFVDECEVRPRVRHRVIDVRDQEPPSGPPASLLEPPHSLWGKLLDISETGDAIDVGDQEPPSFPENLQTVMENLRRFTAPRQKKGVSNGDHDNDRLKWLAETEILSDGEYEDEDEESDSEA; from the exons ATGGCAAATGCAGATGCAGGTGAATCTTCTGAAACCAACAAGAGTAACTACGCCATTTTCTTGAGCTTTAGGGGTGAGGACACGCGTCACACCTTCACAGGTTATCTCTACGAAGCTTTGTGCCGCAAGGGAATCAAAACCTTCATGGACAATGAGAATCTGAGGATAGGGGACTCTATTGGACCTAATCTTCTTAAAGCAATTGAACATTCAAGGATTTCGATTGTTGTTTTCTCTGAAAATTATGCTGCTTCCAAGTGGTGCCTTGATGAACTCGTGAAGATCCTCGAGTGCCGGAACGAGAAGAATATGCTCTTGTTTCCAATCTTCTACAAAGTAGCTCCCTCTGATGTACGGTATCAGAGAAACAGTTATGAAAAAGCCATGGCTGCTCACGAACTTAGGTATGGTTGTGGCTCTGAGAAGGTGAAGAAATGGAGGTCAGCATTGTTTGATGTATCCCAAATCTCAGGACATGTTTTGAGAGAGGG GTATGAATACAAGTTCATTCAAGATATTGTTTGCAAGGCCGATGCTAAATTACTATCTTCGAAACAGTTACACATTGATGAGGACATGGTCGGGCTGCAGTTTAGAGTTGAGGAAGTGAAGTCACTTCTAGATCTCAAGTCTAGTGACAGCACTTCCATGGTGGGGATTTATGGAATTGGTGGTATTGGCAAAACAACACTTGCGAAAGCTTTGTATAACACCATCTGCAACCAGTTTGAAGGTGCTTGTTTTCTCTTCGATGTCAGAAAAACTTCAAATCAAGACAAGGGGCAAGTGCATCTGCAACAAACTATCTTGTTGGAACTGTTGGAGGAGGGAAAAATCAAGTTTAGCAGCGTAGAAAAAGGGATCTCTGTATTGAAAGACAGACTTGCTGGAAAAAAAGTCCTTGTAGTCCTTGATGATGTTGACAACATGGAACAATTAAGAGCATTGGCAGGAAAATGTGGTTGGTTTGGTTCCGGGAGCAGGATTATTATAACAACAAGGAATAAATATTTACTAATAGCTCATCAGGTCAAGAGCATTTATGAGATGAAAGTGTTAAATGTCTACGAATCTCTTGAGCTCTTTTGTCTGAATGCATTCAAAATGAGTAGTCCTGCAGCAAACTATGATGGCCTTTCCATTAGAGCAATAGGGTATGCCAAAGGGCTTCCATTGGCTTTAAAAGTTATAGGCTCTAATTTGATCGGCAAAGATTTAAATGAGTGGAAGTCTGCATTGGAGAAATATAAGCGGAATCCTCATAGAGATATTCAAAGCATTTTAAGAATAAGCTATGATAGTTTAGAAAGCAATGAGAAGGACATTTTTCTTGACATCGCGTGCTTCTTCAATGGGCAGAGGTTGGAATATGTGAAAAGAATATTTGACGGGTGTGAGTTCTACACGGAAGATGGTCTTAGAATACTTATTGATAGATCTCTCATAACAGTTGAAGATGGTTACTTGAGGATGCATGATCTAATACAGGACATGGGTAGAGATGTTGTAAAGCAGGAGGCGCCAAAAGATGCCGCTGAACGTAGTAGATTATGGCTTAGAGAAGATGTCCTTCAAGTACTAACTGAAAATAGA GGAAGTAGCAAAATTGAAGGGATAAAGCTTGATTGCCTGGAAGAAAATTTGATTTCTAGATCCTTTGAGGAGATGAAGAAGCTTAGAATTCTCATCGTACGGAACACAAGCTTCTCATTCGGACCTATTCATCTACCAAACCAGTTAAGGCTGCTTGAATGGAAGGGTTTCCCTTCAAAATCTTTCCCACCAGATTTTTATCCCAAGAAAATTGCTGCCTTCAACTTACGTTGGAGTCCTCTTGTATTGGAAAAACCATTTCAG AAATTTGAGCATTTGACCTACATGAATTTCTCCTATTGTCAATCCATCACTAGAATTCCTGATGTTTCTGGAgccaaaaatttaaaagaattgaTACTTAATAAATGTAAGAAACTGGTAAACGTTGATGAATCGGCCGGCTTTCTCCGTAAGCTTGTTCACTTAAGTGCTTCTGGATGCATTCAACTAAGAAGTTTTCTGCCAAGAATCTTTTTGCCGTCTCTTGAATTCCTTTCCTTTGAAATGTGTAGAAGACTTGCATTCTTTCCAGACATAGTGGGAACAATGGATAAGCCATTAAAAATTTGTATGAAAGATACTGCTATTAGAGAGCTTCCACCTTCCTTTGCCAATCTTAGTGGACTTGGCTACTTGGATATGTCAAGTTGTAAGCAACTACAAAATCTACCAAGTAAGCTATTTGTGTTGCCAAATTTTGTCACATTAAAAATTGGAGAGTGCCCTCAACTTCGGGAATCATTTACACAGTTCAAAGGATGCGATTCTAGAGCAGAGTGCTGGCCAAATCTAGAGACTTTGCATTTCTGCAATGCCAGTCTATCAGATGAAGATCTTTATGTGATTGTACATAGTTTTCCAAAGCTGAGAGAATTAAATGTTTCATCAAACTATTTTGTATCAATCCCAACGTACATTAAGGAATCTATTAACTTGACAACTCTTGATGTGAGTTATTGCCTGAAGCTACAGCAAATTCCAGAACTGCCCTCTACTGTTCAAAAAGTAGATGCAAGACACTGCAATTCCTTAACAGCTGAGTCATCAAGTATGCTATGGTCACAG GTGCCCACAGAGATTGATAGATTAGAAGTTGTGATGCCCAAAACAGAGATTCCAGAATGGTTGGACTATCATGGCCATGGTGAGGTTCCCATTTTCTGGGGTCGTGGCAAGTTCCCTGTTGTGGCTTTGGCCTTTGTGTTCGACAAAATAAACTATCAAGCTGTTAACCTGCACTTATTCATTGACAATGAGCATGTAAATGTTCAAAGCCAACAACATCATATTTTCAATGTAGCAGAAGATCATGTGCTGTTGTGCGATCTGCGTGTTTTATTCAGAGATGATGAGTGGAAGAGGCTTGATGCTCGTTTCCAGCATGATAATTGTTGGAAGTCCATGCAGGTGAAGTGTGAACCAGACATCATCCTGAAAGACTGGGGGGTTCATGTATATAAGAAAGAAACAAACATGGATGATATCCAATTCTCATGTCCATATCCAGCTACCTTAGGATCTCAATCGTTTATGGGTTTAAACTTGAACATGATAAGGGTATTAAGAGATGGGGTGGAGGAAGGAAGCGCAACAGGAACAGATTCCTCAAGTCATGTGGAAGAATTGGATACTATTGTACAAGAGAAAGAAGCATCACACTCGAAAAGTGTCAAGATACTTGATTCAATTCCTTATGCTGACTCTTGCAGCTGCTGCTTCTCAGCCGTTTTGTCAGCTTTCAAGAAACTTCTTGGTTTTAAGGTCAGAGGACGAATTCAAGAGTGCCTCTTTGGACCTCCAGCATCATTATCGAAGCCGCCACGTTCATATCTTACTTTTGTAGACGAGTGTGAAGTACGTCCTCGTGTACGTCATCGTGTTATTGATGTTAGGGACCAAGAGCCTCCTTCCGGACCTCCAGCATCATTATTGGAGCCGCCACATTCGTTATGGGGTAAGTTGCTAGACATCTCTGAAACAGGTGATGCTATTGATGTTGGGGACCAAGAGCCTCCTTCTTTCCCAGAGAACCTCCAAACTGTGATGGAAAACTTGAGGAGGTTTACGGCTCCAAGACAAAAGAAAGGCGTGAGCAACGGAGACCATGACAATGATAGGTTGAAATGGCTGGCTGAGACAGAGATATTAAGTGATGGCGAGTACGAGGACGAGGATGAAGAGTCAGATTCAGAAGCATAG